AGCACAGGGTGGCGGTAGCGTTTAAATATGGTAATAACGAAGATTTGTGTATTGAGTTTGAACGTTGCGGGGTAAACTCCTTAATGGCAATCTCAAGAATGTCTTTACACAAGAACCCTGATCCTCAACCTTCAACCGACTCTGTATTATCTGAAGGGAAACAGATAATGAAGTCGTGTACTGACTGGGTTGGGCCCTATATTATGAAATCCCTGTCTTTTCCGGATAATGGTAAACCGCAGTTTACCGGAGGATGGCATGGTTCTAACGGTGATGGTACGGGTAATGCGACTGCACGGACAACATCGTATCAAACACATACTTATGGAACCACTAAAATAAAAAAAGGTACGCCGGTACGCTGTGAAAAAATTGTTCTTACAGTAACAAATAAAATTCAGGCGTATAACCTGAAAAAAGATGTAGTGAAAGAAGTGGTAGAGTATACAATCCTCCCCGGGCAAATGAGGGTCAATACCTTGATTCTTGCATTGGATAATCTTGTTATCATCAGGTATTATGGTTTACAGACACAAAATTCTGCGTGGAATGGCGTGATTTCGTATATTACTCCCACAGGTGAGGCGGCAGAACCTTCTGTTGTCAGCGCAAAACTTAACTCTGCTTCCGGCGGGAAAAAAGATTTTCCGGAAATCAGAAAATATGTGCTTACATCCTCAGACGGGAAGAATGAACTTACTGCCTGGCTTGACCGTGAGTACGGGTTAGGGAAGATGGATAATGTTTTGGATACGCTACCCTGTGCGTTTACGCAAAAGTACGGGAAGTCATATTTCAATCTAATAAACGGTGAAGAGGTTAAGTTGAGGAAAGGGAAAAAGTTGTATTGGCGGGGCGGGTATGTTTTCAGGAGTGGAGAAAAATAGGTTTATGTATCAAATTGTGCAATTAAAGAAGGATAAGGGGTTCAAAATATTATCAACCCGGCACCCGTGGATATTTTCCGGGGCAGTTGAAAAAATTGAAGGCGCGCTGGATAATGGCGATGTTGTTAGTGTAACCGATAGCGACGGTAAAGTTGTTGCTACCGGAATGTATTCAAAGAGTTCAATGATCAAAGTGCGTATACTGGAATACAGCGATGTAGAGATTGACCGCGGATGGGTCGCGGGAGTAATAAGAAATGCAGTGGCACGGCGTGAACTTCTGGGATATGGTAAATCTAAAGGTACTACAGGTTACCGTATGTTGTACGGTGAATCAGACGGTATCCCAGGATTGGTTATTGACCGTTACGGCGATGCTTTTGTCCTTCAATCATCAAATCCCGGTGCGGATAAACTTAAGCCATTAATCCAGGATGTTTTGGTTAATGACTACAAAGCTGTACGCGTGCATGACCGCAGTGATGTTACCTCCCGTAAGAATGAGGGATTGGATCTCATAAATACTGTCTTGTACGGAACGGAAAGTGATAATGTCGAGTTTAAGGAAAACGGGTACGATTTTGTTGCTGCGGTAAAGTCCGGGCAAAAGACAGGGTTTTTTCTTGACCAAAAAGATGCACGTGCTGCCATAGGCATGTTTGCAAAAGGGAGAAAGGTATTGAACCTGTTCTCTTACACTGGTGCAAGCGGGATTTATGCAATGCGTAACGGCGCGGTGAGTGTCCACAATATTGATTCATCAGATCCTGCGTTAACTCTTTGCCATAAACACGCGGAATTAAATGATGTGCCCGCGGATAAGTTCACTACTGAAAACGCGGATGTTTTTCAATGGATTGCACTGCAAAAAGGTATGGCATTCGATATGATAATTCTTGACCCTCCGGCCTTGGTAAAGACACAGAAGTCAGTCGATGCGGGGACTAAGGCATACCATTTTGTTAACCGTGCGGCAATACGGTTGCTCAACCCCGGCGGTGTGCTGGTTACTTCAAGTTGTTCACAGCAT
This Elusimicrobiota bacterium DNA region includes the following protein-coding sequences:
- a CDS encoding class I SAM-dependent rRNA methyltransferase, producing the protein MYQIVQLKKDKGFKILSTRHPWIFSGAVEKIEGALDNGDVVSVTDSDGKVVATGMYSKSSMIKVRILEYSDVEIDRGWVAGVIRNAVARRELLGYGKSKGTTGYRMLYGESDGIPGLVIDRYGDAFVLQSSNPGADKLKPLIQDVLVNDYKAVRVHDRSDVTSRKNEGLDLINTVLYGTESDNVEFKENGYDFVAAVKSGQKTGFFLDQKDARAAIGMFAKGRKVLNLFSYTGASGIYAMRNGAVSVHNIDSSDPALTLCHKHAELNDVPADKFTTENADVFQWIALQKGMAFDMIILDPPALVKTQKSVDAGTKAYHFVNRAAIRLLNPGGVLVTSSCSQHFPENDFVTTLRRAAVQAERKFHVLRIIRQSGDHPASLYFSEALYLKTIVGIAE